The Lactuca sativa cultivar Salinas chromosome 2, Lsat_Salinas_v11, whole genome shotgun sequence genome includes the window GAGGGGACTCAATGAGTCCTCccggtgcactcgacgagttgagtcaacatgggCTGTTGACTCAAGTTGACTTCCATTGACTTTGGAGCTTAGACCAAttatgagtaatggagaccatgaaggggtagaatagtcttttacccttaacaAGAGTTAGAGAGGGGTTAGTAGAAGTTTATTAGAATAATTGGTCTAATTTGAGATAATCACCATATGTATTAGACGGAGGCTGATTCGGTGATTCGTGTACGAGGAGTACTAGCTTGCttacttcgaggtgagtcttctcactatactttacctatagTGGTAGCTTTgtatgaccagagggtcttatgtggttgcttgagttatgcatgtttgtgttatatgtattgtatgctaCATTATTTGTTGCTTAGACCGAACCGGAGGGTACAACGAACTATGAGGTCAGAGGGTTCTCAATCagaccggactagagggtccaatgagccatgggactggagggtcccactaagaaaCATTGACCGAGAGGGTCCTCCAGAGCTATACCCTCGAGTAGTTAAGTATttgtacgtggtattttgggcaactcactaagcattcgtgcttaccgtgttatgtgtttatgtgttttaggtacttccgaggatcgctggaaggcaccgacatgattgtacacacacccACCGCATCGGAGTCATATGTTTTATAGATCCTGGATTAtgataaatacttttgaaaactatattgTTGATGGATAATTGGTGTTTTGAgaaatgtgatatgtgtttttattataattaaaaaggaaaattttgtttgaaaatttacgctGTTACATTTTTCCTCTTCTCCGctaatcaacatagaagatcAAGTTCGTACTTAAAGTAATACCGACACCGAACAAAGTTGTTCAATTATTGGTCATTCCTTTGAAGAGATTCCATTTGAAAACGACATAGCCAtgaatcacactccacctcacaatcccaacccaaacccaagcAATCAAGATGCCAATACACCACCCCAGCAACCTAGACAACAACACTAAGAACCTCTCATTGATATGCCACCTTGGAGTCAACAATCTCCTCAACCAAATCAACCCTATTATCAACAACCAtaaccacaaaaccaaaacttcCACCAAAATAACCAACCTCAACACAATGCTTTTCAAGTTCAACAACAAGTACATTACTTAAATCCACCTACTTACCAACACTCTCCAATGTACCAACAACCAATGTAcccacaacaacaactaccatacAACCAATATCCTAACTACCAACCTTATCCACCACAAATGTACAATCACCTTCAATAACCATATCCTCCTTACCAACCACATCCCAATTAGATGAAACGATATCCCAATAACCCCAATCCACCCAATCCCCCTCAAGAGTTGACACTTAGACAAATGATGGAGACAGATGTTGCTTATACACCCCTTGCTATTGTTTATCCCACAAACCGCCGAGGGattgaattgaagtcaagtttcatacatcaactcaccaagttccagggtttggatagagaagatcctcaaaagcatttgaagtcctttcatatgatatgtgttagcatgttaccCGAACATGtgacattggatgatttcaagttaaCCGCCTTCCCGCTCACCTTGGAAGATAAAGCTAGAGAGTGGTTATTTAACTTACCACCGGGATCTATTCACACATGGGAAGAGTTACTCAAAGCCTTCAATAGCAAGTTTTATCCCACCTCTCGGATATCAAGTCAAAGAAGAGACATTTTGGGGATTCGTCAAGGggagaatgagacttttcatgatttttgggagcaATTCAACAACTTGTGTACAAGTTGTCCTCTACACAACATTCCCGAACAATtacttcttcaacaattttatgaGGGCATGAATGAAAAAGATCGGAGGATGATTGATTTTTCAAGTGGTGGTGACATATTCAACAAGACACCTCACGAGATACGCTCACTTTTTGGTACCATTCTGATGTATGCGCGCGGCTAACCCCCCACCCGCTCAGACGTTTGTGTGGCCGACTGCCACCCTCGCAACTGGTTGTGCAGCTGCCTTCCAACCTCGCTGATTGTTGCACGCCCAAGAACAAATCCTTCCCCTTCTTTTCGAGACCAATGCTGCTAATTCTTTATATGCGCGACCTAGCCATCACTCATGCAAATTTTGCGAGACTACCCCCTCACCCGCGTAGAGATTTGTGCGGGTACCCATGAAAATATGTCACTTCATAATAAAATTTCGAGCCATTGCACCAGATTCCTTTGCACGACCAAGCTTTTAACCATGTGTATTTAGGCGGCCAAGAAGTTCATCCACACATCATTTTGTGACCCATGCATTGCTTCCATACCGTCCTCACGGGCCTCCTCGACCTTGATCCCGGTATGATCATTCCTTACTCTCatcctaagcattgaggacaatgcttcattttaagcttggggataggtattcttacattttatttttgattgcATTTAGGTTGTATATTGTTGCATTTAGAGTAAGTCATTTAGGTCATTCATAAAAATTGcctaaaaattcaaaaatattgcatattatgtttctttcttttctaattttcatactttttagatGCATTCTAGTTTAAGCTCATGCATTTTTGTTCTTTCTTGTCTTCTCATCCTTACAGGTACCATAGCGCCGggtcataagtattgaatcataGATTGGTCTCGGGTCTTGATATGGAATTCCTTGTATTTGATAAATGGGACACGTTTTGAGCCTCACAGACCACTTTGAGACCGTTTGTGTGGCGGTCAGATGTAGGTAGCTTGATTGGGTCTAGGTGCAGAGGGATGTGGTTGGTCAAATAGATATGTGCGAGCAAAGATTAGCCCGATATGGTATTTTGAAGAAATTGAAGACTCGCATCTTGGTTTTGGGGGGAATACCCCTTAGTACTCCCGAGTCTCGTCCGAGTCTTGCTTACTTAGATTCTCACCACCTTTTTAAAATAGGTCATCATTTTTCTTGGGATCTAGAGTAGATAGTTAGATAGATTTTGTTTATCACACCTTGCATTGAGGTGCTTGATGAACTTTGAAGTGGGTCCCCCAATTCACATCTTTTGGGACCAAGGTTTTTTTAACACCCATTTTTGAGCATGCCCCATCCTTTTTAGTTGATCTTGGTACATATTCAATGATCATTAGGTGTTCATGTTAGCCTCCATCTTATGTTACATGGTGAAATTCCTTAGACCTTCCaagaagaaaacacaaaaaaatgaagaaattgaAAAAACGAAGATAATCAGAGACAATGAAGAAGATTaaagaaaagcaaaaaaaacaatggagaaaaatgaagaaaaaaaagagCAACATAACAAGAAGAACAAGGCTCAAAGTTCAAGACTTCtcttcaaaaaaagaaaaaaaagagaaaagaaaaaaggGAGAGAAATAAGAAGATAGAAGATCGAGCAGCAAGGAGACTGAAGAGCAAAATAACAGAagttcaagattgaagatttaagttgttaggtTAAGTAGAattttttctaattttattttattttttattttggtgaGAGAAGGTTATGAAAATGAGTTGGTAGATTGTAAAGGACAGTACACGGAAGAAGCCTCTGAAACCGGATGTTTGCCCGGAGGCCGTGCTGCAAAACCCTATTTTGTTACTATACACTTTAGCCTGACAAGTATAGGAATCATAGTGTGTGAAGAGGCCTTTACTTCATGCATTGTGGTTTGCATTGATTATTTAAAGTGTCCCCACTGGGCTCAACCTCTGTTTCCTTTGTCTTGCACACCGCGACTACATCGAACCGGAATCTATTCTCCCGTCAAGTGGTTTGAGAATGTGGTTGATGGCTCTAAAGCGGGGAACATTTTGAAGATGCGTAGGGTCAATGAAAGACTAATTCTAACCATGTTGACTGATGTTGACCAAGTTCTATGGTGTCTTTCTTTTTCCCTTTTACCTTAGCTCATCCCAAGCTCATTTTAATATTgttctaacttgaggacaagttaggttTAAGCTTGAGGTGATTTGACAGtctattttatttacttctttttattagtttattttagatatTTTAGGtctttttattagtattgcattgtattttatttattttatttcttatgGATCGTATCGGGAACTTTCTATTTTCCATGAGGtattttgtagggttttggaGCTTGTTGCGGTTATGGATTAGCTTCGAAATGGGATTGGCTTTTCGAGGCATTATTGGGCTTTGCGGATCTATTAAAGGATATTTGGGCTTAAAAAGCTAAAGTcttggatgaagtgggcttgtgaagatgaGTCATGGATTtttattttgggcttggagcatccataTTTGAAGCTAGAGGATGATTAGTTAATTTGAATCATATGGGATATGGAGGGGACCAAGGGAATCTTGGGTAGTAGAATGGTGTAGTGGAGGAAAAATGAGGCAATATCATTCCATCAATATTTGCGAGGGTGGATTCTCACGCGCGCGGGTACTCGCGCAATTGACTAgctttgggcattttggtcatttggctcaCCATTTACCTTGGGGGTTGGATCTAACAACAATGACTTTGATTTTCCATGATTAGAGACCAAAGGAGGCGATTTTTGGAGCTTGGATACACATTCTTCTTATCTTCCAAAGTAATTGTTAGTTTTTTTGATATAAGtagacttttgtgattgttattttgttgGCATGAGTGACTAATTTCTCTATTTTGGTCAACCTTGGCTAAAACCTTTGAATGTTTGTGTGTTTTTGAAGGATTAATGCTTATTTATCATTTATCTTGTatttatgattctagttcatatttcttatgcttgtttaaaactttgatcatgagcttggtacttgaatgagcaattattggtttatttctttggtttaacattgaatcattgaatttacttagaacaagggctttatgatggtagaaatcatctcaagCTTATGAATCatgactcctttatggatgtgtaagcattgacatcctctagaaattggggattccttcattcgtAAGGCTAATCAGcttcttgggttcaattgcttcaattaaatccttgattttgattaagaaggtgtgtttgggcttccccaacctccatactacctatgaggaatcttggcatatcatgcttcatgattgctataaccaatttgggatgaataaTAAGCTTTatattgaatcctaatgataaacacacataTGTTCGTTGTGTTAAATTGCCTTAGGTAGCAAATTATCCCGAATATGtgagcatctcatcaacttgtttaattgcaagctttttagttattcaagtcttttagttttcaagcaatcacaacaccccccttttagtttaattgtaatTAGTTAGTTTATTAACGCTAGTTCTATTGGATTGCATTGGTGactgaatacaaccatttccccgaggatcgatacccctttttaccattatattacgttttatttgcaaacaaagggtgtaatttgcctggtggacttgacatcccaccacAACTCAAAATATTGAGAGTTTTCTGTAGATTTTCCATTGTTCAATGGCTAAAAATCTAATCTAGGTGTTTGACTGAATATTTATAACTTAAGGATATGTAGGAATTTGGGGTAGATCTCATAAAAGTATTCAAGAAAAAGACAAGAAGTGGGTAAAACATTATGTTTTGGAAAGATTTGTGTCTCGAAGAAAGTTCTTTTAAGCACAAATTGTTGGATTAATCAGTTTGTTTAACGGGTTAACATGCGAGCGGGTCGTCGATCATGTGTCATTGGATAGATTCGTATCAACAGAAAACCTGGTCTTTAGTTGACCAAGTTTGGAGAAAATAACGTGGTTTAGTAGCTACCTGATTAGTCTCACATGTTTTGCTATCTTCTAGTTTTTTTGGTGTATGTTAAATGGGTGTGGATTTTCTCTGTTAATGTATTAGATAATAAAAAAACTAGAAAACTTCTCCATCTCCTTCTGTCTGTTGCAACTTTGATTTCATATACATACGTGAGTGTTGTAtggatatgttggattagtgtctaagcccataactataattggtatgtagttgacccgatttggcatggtccatttgggttgcacttcatcggaacaatttatatggatagtcttttgagaatagtatgtttatgatttatattaatatattataagttctaatatattaatatggaatcatattatttaattagtagtgatcaataattaatttcgaattaatttagtgattaaaaggaactaattaaatagggactcttatatatatatatatatatatatatatatatatatatatatatatatatatatatatatagtatatgccaagttcatttaggttgggctaagcttgcatggatagtccatggattttttaacccatggatcctatggaaatgaaagggcatgggtattagggtttacatggatgaaaccctaatcctccatactatataaagaggtctttggcacaagaaatgacactagtgtgtgaggatacaagagtgggccaatttctagtgtgcttactattctctcaagttttacAAGGtggttttggtgatttttgattccacttgaggcttccacactattggggctaagctcttaaagatgaagacttcaagcttcatcaaaaggtatgtcttataacttgtttatattacccaagtatcaaagattgtatgctagttagggtaataccttggaaagttcaagtttgcatgtataatagagtaaacatagatccaaggtatttagggttgcatatacaccataggagtgttagaatgctcaaaacccttcatatGTGACCTAAGcttacatttggtatcagagcaaaggtTGAAGAGGTCCGGTTTGAGAGTCGAATTTTGAAGGGGAACGTGTGCGAGGTTGCCATTGCAGCCATTGCAACGGAAGCATGATTATTTGATAGTGTTTTTTCTTGCGGGGAGTAGTAAACTGTAGGTTTATGGGGAGCAACGTTCGAGACGATGGGGGTGATGGTTCAAATCATGGGATATTTGGAAGAGGTTCTAAGTGAACTAGTTGCACTTCAATGAGGTTCTGTGTGAGCCGAGTTCAAAACATGAAAATCTATGTGATTAGAATTATCTAGGTGATAGAGTTTTGGAGATTAATTAGTGTGAGTTAAAAGAAAGGGTTGTGTGTGTGTTGAATCCAAGTTATGGGTAAACCAATAAGATTAGCAACCTGTGAGGTGAAGATATGTTGTGTGGAAAAGCAAGTTAACGTGAGAAGAAAATAGATCTGTATGATCAGAAGATGAGAACTCTGTGCACCTGCAAGTGTGTGTGGGTAGGTTGAAGAATGAAAAGAAGATATGTGTGATATGTTGGTACTTTACGAGAAAAAAGAATCAAGTTAGGAACAATGCCAACAACAAAAGAGGACTTTGGACGTGACCGAGGTGGAGGTGGAGGTCGGGTGTCTGGGAATGGTCGATACGGTTTGAGGTGAAGGTTGTTTTAAGGGTGATTTAGTGTTGGTGTGAGTGAACGGCGTGGACAAACCGATTAAGAGGGTGATTGTTTGGTTAATCGGTTTGTTGAATGGGTTAACGAACAATTGAGTCGTAGATGACATGTCATCGAATAGATTTAGATCAACAGAAAACCTGGTCTTTAGTTGACCTAGTTTGGAGAAAATAACGTGGCTTAGTAGCCACCTGATTAGTTTCACATATTTCGCTATCTTTTAGCTTTTTCTGTTATTTGGTATATGTTAAATAGGTGCAATATTTTTCTTTTGGCATATCAGATAATAAGAAAACTATAAAACTTCTCCATCTCTTTCTATCTGTTGCAACTTTAATTTCATATACATACGATGAGTGTTGTGTAGAGTGTGGAGCTGAACCTACAAAAAATTCCAAGACTTAATCTTGTTGAATCGGATTAAAACTATTTAGTTGCCAATAGATGTTTCGTTTCGGTTAATTTAAGCTTGCAGTGGGGTTGGGACAGGAAAAACATAATCAAAATTGGCCGCTTTGAAAAATCAGTAACAATTAATATGATGATTTCGATTTCGATTTCGAATTTTGATTGAGAACCTAACTAAAAAACTAAGAAACAAGAATATGGATACATAAGAAATCGGAACTTAGAAGTCACTTGTTCATTTAATATGATGATATCAGCTGTTGGGGGAGAGACTTAACGAGGATGTTGTCTAGAAAATTGATAAAGTTTGGTTTAAAATTCTCCTTTTGCCTCCAAATTTGTTTCCCCATTTCTCTCtgatgcttatatatatatatatatatatatatatatatatatatatatatatattaggttatttaaatttaaatatgtTAGATATATTGGAGGACCATGCCATGCCCTAGTCCTCCCTAATATTAGGTTGACAAGTAAAATGTtcatttacttttttttaaacaattCATCATGGTGTAAGATGTGAACATGGTGTGCGCTTTCATGCATTCCAAAAAATGAGCTAAATGATATGACTAGTAATTATATTGATATTTCATACAATCTGCCTCATGTCCTTGGCTGTTCCCTTATCTTCTTAAACTTAAATTGAACAAGTCGAATATTTATCAAAAACTTATCTTTCACACATACCAAATTGTAAACCATGGCACCTTGGGTGGTTAATAATGACGATGATGAAAATTCAGAATCCGACTCACCAAGTGATTCCTAAGAGATATGGAGGATTTATCTTTGAGTGTtcattaattatattaattttgGTAGGTAAAGTGACACCCGGATAAACTGATATTACATCTTACATTACATTCGTTGTCTCATCCAGTATGACATTATTTGTTCACTTATGTATTCAGTGTTTCTGTTGCTGATATTACGTTCAGTATATAAACCAATATGAAATTTTTCCCCATGAAATCCACTATATTAATAAAAACCTAAAATAAGTTGATTGATCCGTCAAATTACAAAATAATTGACCTAACAAATAATATTAATTGTCATTTTAAGAGATTATaccttaaattaaattaaatatttatagtGTACTTTATGCGATGGTAGTAATATCCTTATCGTTGTTTAGTAACTAAAAGCGACAATAtactatttttatatatatttaacttATTTTAGAATAATAGAATCGAGCAAGTAGCAACAAGGGCCCTCCCTTGCACACTCACCAACTGCCGAATATTTTACTTAAGTTAATGTCATaccaacttttaattttataaatatagaGTTCAAACGTTTATCTTCAAAATATGACATAAAATGATGTATTATGTACTTTACCAACACCAAAAACAAAAACTACTTTAGATATTTCTTATGATAAATTGCAACCCTAGATGAAGTAAACAACTAGTATTATTCTTGAAACAATGACCTTTAAATTATTTAAAGGAAAGtgagaatattatagcaaaacCAGTAATATTTGCttcatttttaaacaaagcagGCAGTTGGATTGTCACCGACCTTCCACCAAATTAAAATTCATAGAATCTTGATTACGATATCTTAAATTTCAAATTATTCATACACCTCTTGGATCTGTAAATGTACTTATTTTATAATAAAACTTAATGTTTGATAtaattcataatatatatatttaaaatgccTTTTGCCAGAAAGATGATTAATAGGAGAGAACTTTGGGACCGAATAATTGTTTTTAAAATCGAAATCATTCCCAAACCGGAACCAAGGTTTgaaatatttatgatttttgataTAAATATTTACGGTGTGTAATGGTCAATTTTTAAGATTCAACTTTCACTATAGAATAGTATACTTATTCGCTTTTTAATGCCAACTCAAACCAACGTGGCATAATCGATGAAAACAAATAATTCAATGTGAGTTGGCTCGAGTGGAGTTTACCCGTGACCATAGAAGTTTATatctttaaataaaattttaacaacTTTCCGTTTTTTTGGCTGGCTTTTTGACTAACTTTTATTATTAAACAAGTTTACGATAAATACAACTCAAATCATCTAGCAGATAAAAATATATAGAACTTAACGTTTTTACAAACATAAAAATGAATTACATTCAAGACTTGGAAAAATTATTTTTGCAGTCATTAACGATCACCAAAAATAATAAAGCATTAACATAGATACGGCCGTCGATGGCAAGTAAAACGAAAAACAGAAACATAATGCtcatttttgaaaaacaaattaaataatattatatttatatattcctGATTATGGCCAAAGCAATTGTAGAACTTCTCTATACAAAATTGCTCATATGATTACAATTCaatcttttttatatatatgttttctcttttataattggaaaaaatgaAGGACAATAAAAGAAATTAGTATCAATGCAAGTGCATTATCGGGAATTTGTCTTGTTGATCCTCCAATGGTGAAACTTGGCAGCCATGATGAACCGTTTGGGTCATCTTCGAGAACGGGTGCTCTTGGAATCATCGGTGGTGAATTTGTTGTCGTTCCGGTTGATGGATCGGTTGAAGACTTTCGActgaaaataacaaaaaaataaaataaaaaatccatCAATCATATATCTATAACATTAAAATCATGTTATTTACTTCATTGTTATGTAAGTTTACTCAAATTAACGAACATATACAAATGATATGATTTTACCTTGTTGATGTGGGGCAAAAAGTAATTGTATAATCCGCTCCTGTGCATGTAAACGTACTAGTGGCATCATCATACGCATAGCTATACGATCTTGGACATGCCGATTTAAATATTTCGGAATACACTGATGGGCGACAAGTATCGGGTGATCCAAATGATCCGCTACAACAATATTCCTCATTCCCAAAAGCCTCACAAGCACTTTTGCAAGCTTGTCCATTTCCTACTCTTAATTCGGGCGGACACATTCTGTTCAAATCGGTCACACACCCCGTTGTACCGCATGCGCCCAATCCACCACTAGCATCAACCGCCATAGGTAAATTGTACCCGTCCACTAGGCTTACATCATAGAAATCCAGTGTGCTTGACCCTGATACTGATCCTGATACCGATCCGATTGTGAACTCGGCTAGGGTTGCAGGTGGGGTCGCTCCGGCCCCATTACATGACATTTGATTGGAGCCACAGTCAGCGGTTGCACAACTTCCTTGACCATTTGAGTCAAAGGTGCAACCGGTTCTACCCCAAAATCGACCGGACCAACCGGGTGAGGCTTGTAAGGACCGTGACTCACCCGGGCTGAGTTCGAACCCCGTGCTATCCAATGGTGTACTGCCCGCACTTGATAATATCCCGGGCCAAACCATGTAATCACACCTATTTTTAAAAGTGAATGTACTTCCCAATATTCCTGAAATCACAAAATCAatagaaaaaaacaaaaataattagAGATTCTTCAAATGTTAATTTCACAACAATTTACTCATAACCATGTTATTTCATATTTTCATTTCACTATTTCTAACTTATATGTATAAGTTAGAAACATTCATTTTTGCATGTATGCGTTGTGGAGTACGAAAGAAATGTTTTCTATAGTTAAACTCCAAAGAGTTCACGTGACTACACCTTTTTCATGACTTGAGAATCCGATCTGATTGTGAATATATCAAGGGATGGAAGCTTGCGCTGCAGTCACCAGATCCATCCCTAGTGATTTACAAACAACCCATAAATGCAAGTTTTAAACTTGAAACATTTAATGTATAATAAAAAATTTAGTTACAAGTTACAACCAATTTGATAAGATTACTTTACCATAACTACATGATACATGATATACATGTCTTTTCAAACTGTTGTTGTATGCTTAGTATTTTCATTGCACGAATGATCATGCATGCCCATCGATACTAACGTACATAATATC containing:
- the LOC111917867 gene encoding thaumatin-like protein 1 isoform X2, translated to MVWPGILSSAGSTPLDSTGFELSPGESRSLQASPGWSGRFWGRTGCTFDSNGQGSCATADCGSNQMSCNGAGATPPATLAEFTIGSVSGSVSGSSTLDFYDVSLVDGYNLPMAVDASGGLGACGTTGCVTDLNRMCPPELRVGNGQACKSACEAFGNEEYCCSGSFGSPDTCRPSVYSEIFKSACPRSYSYAYDDATSTFTCTGADYTITFCPTSTSRKSSTDPSTGTTTNSPPMIPRAPVLEDDPNGSSWLPSFTIGGSTRQIPDNALALILISFIVLHFFQL
- the LOC111917867 gene encoding thaumatin-like protein 1 isoform X1 → MATRSFVSCSCYVAFFFLTISKGILGSTFTFKNRCDYMVWPGILSSAGSTPLDSTGFELSPGESRSLQASPGWSGRFWGRTGCTFDSNGQGSCATADCGSNQMSCNGAGATPPATLAEFTIGSVSGSVSGSSTLDFYDVSLVDGYNLPMAVDASGGLGACGTTGCVTDLNRMCPPELRVGNGQACKSACEAFGNEEYCCSGSFGSPDTCRPSVYSEIFKSACPRSYSYAYDDATSTFTCTGADYTITFCPTSTSRKSSTDPSTGTTTNSPPMIPRAPVLEDDPNGSSWLPSFTIGGSTRQIPDNALALILISFIVLHFFQL